The genomic stretch TCCAGTGCGGCGTCGCGACGCCGCCGAACGTCCATTCCTGCGAGGTTTCCGGATGCACGCCCGGATTGCCGCCGGTCGCTTCCGTGATCTGGTTGATCTTGGTGAGCGTCGCCGTGGTCACGCCCGGCGGCAGCGAGGCCAAGCAGGCCGCACTGCCGGCGAACGTGCCGCCGGTCACACAGGGATCGACGCCGCCGACCTCGCCTTGCGACAGACCGCTATAGAGTTCGCGGAGCTGCGGCGCACGGAAGCCGGTGGAATGGTTGCCGCGCAGGCGGAAGTCGTCGTTGATGGCATAGTCGAGGCCGACCTTGTAGGTCAGCGACTTGCCGAACGTGGTGTTGTAGTCGTAGCGGCCGGACGCATCGGCAGTCAGCATCTTGACGAACGGCAGGTTCGACAGCAGCGGGGCGTTGACTTCGACGTAGCCGGACGAGGTTGCGTAATTGCCGGTCGTCGGCAGGGCGAAGATCGCACCGTCACCCTGCGACACGATCGAGTCCGGGTGATCGAACATGCTCTCGGTGCGGTACTCGAAGCCGACCGCGGCATTGAGCGGACCGGCCGGCAGGTCGTACACCGGGCCGCCGATGTGACCATAGGCTTCCTGGTTGGTGTATTCGCTCGTATCCGTGTTGGTGAACGAGAGATACTTGGCCTGGGCCGGCGTCAGCGTGTTGTAGCCGAAGACATTGGCGACCGAGCAGCCCGGCGCGGAGCCGCAGGCGTTCATGCCCAGTTCTTGCGACAGATGATAGAAGTTCGTCTCGTTGTAGACGTTGAACGTGCCGGCGGACTTGCCGTACAGGTAGCCGGCTTCCCAGTCATACTTGCCCAGCACCGTGCCGGTCAGAGCGGCACGGATGCGGTAGGTATTAACGTCGTCCTTGTAGAGACGCGGGCCGTTCTCAAACCGGCGGGTCAGGATCGGCACGTTGACGCCGCTCGCGAGCCCGAAGGCGCCCGGATTGACGACCGTCGGGTTATTCAGGTTCGGCGTCCCGTCAGGCAGTGTCGCCGGCGAGAAGAAGCCGTTCGGGAACTGAGGCGTCGGCGTGTTGTAGCCGGTCGGTTCCGGGTTCAGCTGCTCGTTCGACTGACGGTTCGTGTAGAAGCCTTCCAGGATGGCCGTCACGTTCGGCGTCAGGTCATAGTGGGTCGTGAAGTTCAACTGCTGCCGGTCGAGACCAGCCGTCAGGCCCTGGGTCGGCAGGACGTTGAAGGAGACGCCCCCGCCCTGGAACCCAAGGTCGCCAGGGGAGATGCCGCCGCCCGCGAAGACGCCTGGAGAAACCTGGACGGAGCCGAGCGTCCAAGCGGCCGACGCCGGAACCCCAGAATTTAGGCCGCTCGGAAAATAATACTTCGAGCCGTTGATGACGCCGACGGCGCCGGTCACGCGGCTCGACAGGTTCTGGTAGCTGTTGACGTCGGCTTCCGGATGCTGGCTAACCGCCCAGGAGCGGTCCTTGCCGAACAGCGCGTCCGTGTGGTCGGTGCTGACGTTGATCAGGATGTTGCCGCGGTCGAAGTCGGCACCCGCCGTCGAATAGACCGAATGGCGCAGGCCGTCGCCGTAGCTGGTCTCACCGACCTCGCCGCCGATCTCGACGCCGTTGAAATGCTGCTTGGTGATGATGTTGATCACGCCGCCGATCGCATCGGCGCCGTACACCGACGAAGCGCCGTCGCGCAGCACTTCGATGTGATCGATCATCGACAGCGGGATGTTGTTCAGGTCGACCGCGCTGAACGACGCGTTGTTGTTGTCGGTGAACGGGAAGCGCTGGCCGTTCAGCAGGACGAGCGTGCGCTGCGGGCCGAGATTGCGCAGGCTGACCTGCGACTCGCCGAGGCCGCCATTCGAGCTGTTGGCGGTGAGACCGCCGTTGAAGTCGACCGACGGCAGCTTCAGCAGCACCTGCTCGACCGTCGTCGCCGCCTGCTTCTGAATGTCCTCGCTCGAGACGACGGTGATCGGGTTGGCGCTCTGCGCGTCCGTGTTCTTGAGGCGCGTGCCGGTAACTTCGATGGTTTCGGTTTGCGGTGCGGCTTGCGCAACCTGGCTCGGCGCGCTTTGCGCCAGCGCCGGCACCGCGGCGAACACCGGCATCAGCGCCAGAACGGCGACTGTGCCGGAAAGTCGGCTCTTAAGTGTCAAGGACCCAGACCCCCTCATTGTAATGCTCATTGGAGACCCCCTCCCTTACGGGACACGACCGCGCCGGCGGGCAACGCCGCAGCGCGGTCGCAAGGCGAACAGGAAATTCTTGTAACTCCCTTGTTACAAAGATTTCCGGAAAGTTTCGTTCGTGACAATAGCCGCCGAAGGGCCAGCCGGAGGTAGTTGAGGGGTGTGGCCGCAGCGCCACAAAAATGCGGGGCGGCCATGGGCAGAGCGCATGGAGTCCCGCTATCGATCGTCACAATCGGACCGCTGCGCCGCGCAGCTTTCCACCAAGATCGATGGCGAGGCATCCGGCATTTTGTGCTGCGCGCTCGACGCCAGTACCGGACGTCAAATCGCCAAAATCGTCGGAATCGGAAATAACCCGTAATTTCCAGGTCGGCCGATCGCAATAATGTGCAAGCTTATGCCGAGAAAGGAGGCGAATCGCAAAATCATCGCGATTGCGCATGAAAACTGGGCGACTTTTGTCATGAAGATGGCATAATGCGCTCCGCGGACCCACCCCATGACCGTAACGCATGGCGCTTGCTCTCGAACGAGAGCGACATCCTGGCGTTGCAAGTCAGAGGGCGGGACTCACCCCCGTATTCGTCCCGTCCATCGGCAATATAGGTTTCCGGTGCACGGGAGGCGTTCGAGATAATGGGCCGGCCGAGATTGCCGGCCGGGAGCTGGGTAGCGTTTCGTGGCACAGGCATTGCTACATCGTGAAGAGCCGACCGATCGGGGCCATCCCGCCATCGGCCGCGCGCCGCGTCATGTGCCCGCATCCTGTAATATCCGAACGAACCTGCGGCAATTGCTGGAAAATGCCGATGAAGCCGTTGCAGTGACGCTATTTTCGGCAGAATTTCCGGCTCAAAGGCAGGAAAAACGCTTATTCGCTTAAACGATTGCGCGTTCGTCTGTCGTGCGGTAACGACGGCGAAATTCGTTGCGCTCGAAACTCTCCCGCGAGAGGGCGGGCGGAGGAGGAAACTGGGATGAATTTCACGCAGCAGCAGAAGAGCCCTGGGCGGCAGCTGACCGGATTTGCCGTTGTT from Aliidongia dinghuensis encodes the following:
- a CDS encoding TonB-dependent receptor domain-containing protein, encoding MTLKSRLSGTVAVLALMPVFAAVPALAQSAPSQVAQAAPQTETIEVTGTRLKNTDAQSANPITVVSSEDIQKQAATTVEQVLLKLPSVDFNGGLTANSSNGGLGESQVSLRNLGPQRTLVLLNGQRFPFTDNNNASFSAVDLNNIPLSMIDHIEVLRDGASSVYGADAIGGVINIITKQHFNGVEIGGEVGETSYGDGLRHSVYSTAGADFDRGNILINVSTDHTDALFGKDRSWAVSQHPEADVNSYQNLSSRVTGAVGVINGSKYYFPSGLNSGVPASAAWTLGSVQVSPGVFAGGGISPGDLGFQGGGVSFNVLPTQGLTAGLDRQQLNFTTHYDLTPNVTAILEGFYTNRQSNEQLNPEPTGYNTPTPQFPNGFFSPATLPDGTPNLNNPTVVNPGAFGLASGVNVPILTRRFENGPRLYKDDVNTYRIRAALTGTVLGKYDWEAGYLYGKSAGTFNVYNETNFYHLSQELGMNACGSAPGCSVANVFGYNTLTPAQAKYLSFTNTDTSEYTNQEAYGHIGGPVYDLPAGPLNAAVGFEYRTESMFDHPDSIVSQGDGAIFALPTTGNYATSSGYVEVNAPLLSNLPFVKMLTADASGRYDYNTTFGKSLTYKVGLDYAINDDFRLRGNHSTGFRAPQLRELYSGLSQGEVGGVDPCVTGGTFAGSAACLASLPPGVTTATLTKINQITEATGGNPGVHPETSQEWTFGGVATPHWIPGLSVSVDYYTVLIRNEIGTLDAQSLVNACYGGVPYLVSQAQACKLVGPRTAGTGSLGVVQALNANVGAENTDGIDLDLAYGIDTAKLGLPAWGHLDFTGQVNYLLSDEVSSGGNTVKQAGTFGFGNGDDAEPRWKALLGTTFRRDNWSVNWTTRYYGGVKNVSRAADCSSLPASGICPTVGAGDFEGNEAAGVFYHDISGTYQYKNVNVTVGVDNLFDKDPPFLFPTGQTNAAGTAGYDFTGRFVYMKASIKF